A single Danio rerio strain Tuebingen ecotype United States chromosome 17, GRCz12tu, whole genome shotgun sequence DNA region contains:
- the krtcap3 gene encoding keratinocyte-associated protein 3 isoform X1: MCDFDKQKGPGRLMKKGLTLIVIGHVNFILSAIVHGSVLRHVSKPSNEISTEYTVSNIISVSSGLLSIGSGIVAILVSRNIANWKLHIGLLVSSFLNALLTLACLLGLILAISLTISGDGSALMKGCNSTNMPVNARSPVIVNCPFDATRIYDTTLALWFTCGAFTAVEAGLSVWCFIVGLQLRGIGPCAQNYIREQLEEEAQASRSKMEEDHTTQGVRLIAHHSASP; the protein is encoded by the exons acaagcagaaGGGCCCTGGGCGGCTGATGAAGAAAGGACTGACCCTCATCGTCATTGGTCATGTTAACTTCATCCTCAGTGCAATTGTCCATGGCAGTGTATTACGCCATGTGTCCAAACCAAGCAATGAGATCTCTACAGAATACACTGTATCAAACATCATCTCCGTCTCATCAGGACTGTTG AGCATTGGAAGTGGAATTGTTGCCATATTGGTGTCAAGGAATATTGCCAATTGGAAACTA CACATCGGTCTGTTAGTGAGTTCCTTTCTGAATGCTCTGCTCACGCTGGCGTGTTTACTGGGGCTGATTCTGGCCATCAGTTTGACCATTTCAGGAGACGGGTCAGCACTCATGAAAGGATGTAATTCCACTAATATGCCTGTGAATGCACGCTCTCCGGTCATCGTCAACTGCCCTTTTGATGCCACACGCATCTAT GACACAACTCTTGCTCTGTGGTTCACCTGTGGTGCGTTCACTGCAGTGGAGGCCGGTCTGTCCGTTTGGTGCTTTATTGTGGGTCTCCAGTTAAGAGGCATCGGCCCTTGTGCACAAAACTACATCAGAGAGCAG CTGGAGGAGGAGGCACAGGCATCCAGATCAAAGATGGAGGAAGACCACACAACACAAGGAGTGCGTCTCATTGCACATCACTCAGCCAGCccttaa
- the krtcap3 gene encoding keratinocyte-associated protein 3 isoform X2, with protein MKKGLTLIVIGHVNFILSAIVHGSVLRHVSKPSNEISTEYTVSNIISVSSGLLSIGSGIVAILVSRNIANWKLHIGLLVSSFLNALLTLACLLGLILAISLTISGDGSALMKGCNSTNMPVNARSPVIVNCPFDATRIYDTTLALWFTCGAFTAVEAGLSVWCFIVGLQLRGIGPCAQNYIREQLEEEAQASRSKMEEDHTTQGVRLIAHHSASP; from the exons ATGAAGAAAGGACTGACCCTCATCGTCATTGGTCATGTTAACTTCATCCTCAGTGCAATTGTCCATGGCAGTGTATTACGCCATGTGTCCAAACCAAGCAATGAGATCTCTACAGAATACACTGTATCAAACATCATCTCCGTCTCATCAGGACTGTTG AGCATTGGAAGTGGAATTGTTGCCATATTGGTGTCAAGGAATATTGCCAATTGGAAACTA CACATCGGTCTGTTAGTGAGTTCCTTTCTGAATGCTCTGCTCACGCTGGCGTGTTTACTGGGGCTGATTCTGGCCATCAGTTTGACCATTTCAGGAGACGGGTCAGCACTCATGAAAGGATGTAATTCCACTAATATGCCTGTGAATGCACGCTCTCCGGTCATCGTCAACTGCCCTTTTGATGCCACACGCATCTAT GACACAACTCTTGCTCTGTGGTTCACCTGTGGTGCGTTCACTGCAGTGGAGGCCGGTCTGTCCGTTTGGTGCTTTATTGTGGGTCTCCAGTTAAGAGGCATCGGCCCTTGTGCACAAAACTACATCAGAGAGCAG CTGGAGGAGGAGGCACAGGCATCCAGATCAAAGATGGAGGAAGACCACACAACACAAGGAGTGCGTCTCATTGCACATCACTCAGCCAGCccttaa